Proteins encoded within one genomic window of Oceanococcus sp. HetDA_MAG_MS8:
- a CDS encoding DUF4194 domain-containing protein produces the protein MSGDDLTTPVTVDAVPPEQNRGTTDVEAAGVSLGDSAEITLLRKAQQWLLGHGVVYHSKHPELYRALTGSQASVRTLLNELGLSMTVEETVGVVMLRLPTPDDDEDEDAHPLVRRSTLSLTDSLTAVVLRDYYRERQAQQDITIQVDLETLQQRLQPFMAIYDSSEALFNKKVGAAVDRFNKWHILNKVRGQDDVYEITPVIAIVVDARWLTGLVSEFRELAEKKAGANAVNEEAADG, from the coding sequence ATGAGTGGTGATGACCTGACGACGCCTGTGACCGTTGATGCGGTCCCGCCCGAGCAGAACCGCGGGACCACAGACGTTGAAGCCGCCGGCGTGAGTCTGGGCGACTCCGCTGAGATCACGTTACTGCGAAAGGCGCAGCAGTGGTTACTGGGTCACGGTGTGGTCTACCACTCGAAGCACCCGGAGTTGTACCGTGCATTGACCGGCAGCCAGGCCTCCGTACGCACCCTGCTCAACGAGCTGGGTCTCTCCATGACGGTGGAGGAGACGGTGGGCGTGGTGATGCTGCGCTTGCCGACCCCCGACGATGACGAGGACGAGGATGCCCACCCCCTGGTTCGGCGCTCGACCCTGTCGCTGACCGATTCGCTGACGGCTGTCGTGCTGCGTGACTACTACCGAGAGCGCCAGGCCCAGCAGGACATCACCATCCAGGTCGACTTAGAGACGCTGCAACAGCGCCTGCAGCCGTTCATGGCCATCTACGACAGCAGTGAGGCGCTGTTCAACAAGAAGGTCGGCGCGGCGGTCGATCGATTCAACAAGTGGCACATTCTGAACAAGGTTCGCGGTCAGGATGACGTCTACGAGATCACGCCCGTCATCGCCATCGTAGTGGACGCCCGGTGGCTGACCGGGCTGGTGAGCGAGTTCCGGGAGCTCGCCGAGAAGAAAGCGGGCGCGAACGCCGTCAATGAGGAGGCAGCCGATGGCTGA